In Streptomyces sp. SLBN-118, the following are encoded in one genomic region:
- a CDS encoding ferritin-like fold-containing protein, which yields METPDNATEPTGIAAQDWATASADPQYRAAVVDLLGALAYGELAAFERLAEDAKLAPTLGDKAELAKMASAEFHHFEQLRDRLTAIDAEPTAAMEPFAQALDDFHRQTAPSDWLEGLVKAYVGDSIASDFYREVAARLDTDTRALVLAVLDDTGHGNFAVEKVRAAIEAEPRVGGRLALWARRLMGEALSQAQRVVADRDALSTMLVGGVAGGFDLAEVGRMFSRITEAHTKRMAALGLAA from the coding sequence ATGGAGACGCCTGACAACGCCACTGAACCCACCGGAATCGCCGCCCAGGACTGGGCCACGGCGTCCGCCGACCCCCAGTACCGCGCCGCCGTCGTGGACCTGCTGGGCGCGCTCGCGTACGGCGAGCTGGCGGCCTTCGAGCGGCTCGCCGAGGACGCCAAGCTCGCGCCGACGCTCGGCGACAAGGCGGAGCTGGCGAAGATGGCCTCCGCGGAGTTCCACCACTTCGAGCAGCTCCGCGACCGGCTCACCGCCATCGATGCCGAGCCGACCGCCGCCATGGAGCCCTTTGCCCAGGCCCTGGACGACTTCCACCGCCAGACCGCGCCGTCTGACTGGCTCGAGGGCCTGGTCAAGGCCTACGTCGGCGACTCGATCGCCAGCGACTTCTACCGCGAGGTCGCGGCGCGCCTGGACACCGACACCCGCGCGCTGGTGCTCGCCGTGCTCGACGACACGGGCCACGGCAACTTCGCGGTCGAGAAGGTGCGCGCCGCGATCGAGGCCGAGCCGCGTGTCGGCGGTCGCCTCGCGCTGTGGGCGCGCAGGCTGATGGGCGAGGCGCTCTCGCAGGCGCAGCGGGTGGTGGCGGACCGCGATGCGCTCTCCACGATGCTCGTGGGCGGCGTGGCCGGCGGCTTCGACCTCGCGGAGGTGGGCCGGATGTTCTCCCGGATCACCGAGGCGCACACCAAGCGCATGGCTGCCCTGGGGCTTGCGGCCTAG
- a CDS encoding alpha/beta fold hydrolase translates to MSRPPFFAPPSCALPRDLATARGTFAVLDAQPSGQPHKGTALLLPGYTGSKEDFIALLEPLTEAGYRVVAVDGRGQYETGGPEDQQSYAQAELARDVLAQAQAVQDGPVHLLGHSLGGQIARAAVLVDPVPFRTLTLVSSGPAQISPAQQQKVRMLSDALAVMSMDEVWQAMKALDPPEDADTDPTNGEDLRRRWLRHNPSQLIATGRALTVEPDRVDALAAVQPLPKLVLSGERDDTWPVPLLDAMAQRLDARRTVIAGAEHSPNTDRPAETAAALVSFWDQY, encoded by the coding sequence ATGAGCCGGCCGCCCTTCTTCGCCCCGCCCTCCTGCGCGCTCCCCCGCGATCTCGCCACCGCGCGCGGCACGTTCGCCGTCCTCGATGCGCAGCCCAGCGGTCAGCCCCACAAAGGCACCGCCCTCCTCCTGCCCGGGTACACCGGGAGCAAGGAGGACTTCATCGCACTGCTCGAGCCCCTCACCGAGGCCGGTTACCGCGTTGTCGCCGTCGACGGGCGCGGGCAGTACGAGACCGGTGGCCCCGAGGACCAACAGTCTTACGCCCAGGCCGAGTTGGCCCGCGATGTGCTGGCGCAGGCCCAGGCGGTCCAGGACGGCCCGGTCCACCTCCTCGGGCACTCGCTCGGCGGACAGATCGCCCGCGCCGCCGTCCTCGTCGACCCCGTCCCCTTCCGCACCCTGACCCTCGTGTCCTCCGGGCCCGCGCAGATCTCGCCCGCCCAGCAGCAGAAGGTGAGGATGCTCAGCGACGCACTCGCGGTGATGAGCATGGACGAGGTGTGGCAGGCGATGAAGGCGCTCGACCCGCCCGAGGACGCGGACACCGACCCCACCAACGGCGAGGACCTGCGCCGGCGCTGGCTGCGCCACAACCCGTCCCAGTTGATCGCCACCGGCCGCGCCCTGACCGTGGAGCCCGACCGGGTCGACGCGCTCGCCGCCGTACAGCCGCTGCCGAAGCTTGTGCTGTCGGGCGAGCGCGACGACACCTGGCCGGTACCGCTGCTGGACGCGATGGCACAACGTCTGGACGCCCGCCGGACGGTCATCGCGGGTGCCGAGCACTCGCCGAACACCGACCGCCCCGCCGAGACGGCGGCAGCACTGGTGTCGTTCTGGGATCAGTACTGA
- a CDS encoding DEAD/DEAH box helicase, with protein MTPFPIQEMTLPVALTGTDVIGQAKTGTGKTLGFGLPLLERVTVPADVEAGRAKPEQLTDAPQALVVVPTRELCTQVTNDLLTAGKVRNVRVLAIYGGRAYEPQVEALKKGVDVIVGTPGRLLDLAGQKKLDLSHVRALVLDEADEMLDLGFLPDVEKIIQRLPAKRQTMLFSATMPGAVIGLARRYMSQPTHIRATSPDDEGATVANTAQYVYRAHSMDKPELVSRILQADGRGLAMIFCRTKRTAADIAEQLQSRGFASGAVHGDLGQGAREQALRAFRNGKVDVLVCTDVAARGIDVEGVTHVINYQSPEDEKTYLHRIGRTGRAGAKGIAITLVDWDDIPRWQLINKALDLGFGDPVETYSTSPHLFEELSIPADTKGVLPRAERTRAGLAAEEVEDLGETGGRGRKSAQATEERAPRAPRTPRQRRRTRGGSTPQAAEPMAEATPETTEAPAEPRAPRRRRRTRVGAATTVVDTVEATDTVVEVEAEVEAKPRRRTRATKPVEVEVTPGAEADAVAKPRRRTRATKPVEVEVTPEAEADAVAKPRRRTRATKPVEVEVTPEAEADAVAKPRRRTRTVKAAQPES; from the coding sequence ATGACCCCGTTCCCCATCCAGGAGATGACACTCCCCGTCGCGCTCACCGGCACCGACGTCATCGGACAGGCCAAGACCGGCACGGGCAAGACCCTCGGTTTCGGCCTGCCGCTGCTGGAGCGTGTCACCGTCCCCGCGGACGTCGAGGCGGGCCGGGCGAAGCCCGAGCAGCTGACCGACGCCCCGCAGGCTCTTGTGGTCGTCCCCACCCGCGAGCTGTGCACGCAGGTCACCAACGACCTGCTGACCGCCGGCAAGGTGCGTAACGTCCGCGTGCTCGCCATCTACGGCGGCCGTGCGTACGAACCCCAGGTCGAGGCGCTCAAAAAGGGCGTCGACGTGATCGTCGGCACCCCCGGCCGACTGCTCGACCTGGCCGGCCAGAAGAAGCTCGACCTCTCGCATGTGCGCGCGCTCGTCCTCGACGAGGCCGACGAGATGCTGGACCTGGGCTTCCTGCCCGACGTCGAGAAGATCATCCAGCGGCTTCCGGCGAAGCGCCAGACGATGCTGTTCTCGGCGACCATGCCGGGTGCGGTCATCGGCCTCGCCCGCCGCTACATGTCGCAGCCGACACACATCCGCGCGACCTCGCCGGACGACGAGGGCGCGACCGTCGCGAACACCGCGCAGTACGTGTACCGCGCGCACTCCATGGACAAGCCGGAGCTGGTCTCCCGCATACTGCAGGCCGACGGCCGCGGCCTTGCGATGATCTTCTGCCGCACCAAGCGCACGGCGGCGGACATCGCCGAGCAGCTCCAGAGCCGCGGCTTCGCCTCCGGCGCGGTCCACGGCGACCTCGGCCAGGGCGCGCGCGAGCAGGCGCTTCGTGCCTTCCGCAACGGCAAGGTGGACGTCCTCGTCTGCACCGATGTCGCCGCGCGCGGCATCGATGTCGAGGGTGTGACCCATGTCATCAATTACCAGTCGCCCGAGGACGAGAAGACCTACCTCCACCGCATCGGCCGCACCGGCCGCGCGGGGGCCAAGGGCATCGCGATCACACTGGTCGACTGGGACGACATTCCGCGCTGGCAGCTGATCAACAAGGCGCTGGACCTGGGCTTCGGCGACCCGGTCGAGACGTACTCCACGTCGCCGCACCTGTTCGAGGAACTGAGCATCCCGGCGGACACCAAGGGCGTCCTGCCCCGCGCCGAGCGCACCCGCGCGGGTCTTGCGGCGGAGGAAGTCGAGGACCTGGGCGAGACGGGCGGCCGCGGCCGCAAATCCGCGCAGGCCACGGAGGAGCGGGCGCCTCGCGCACCGCGCACTCCGCGGCAGCGGCGCCGTACGCGCGGCGGCTCGACGCCCCAGGCGGCGGAGCCGATGGCCGAGGCGACGCCGGAGACCACGGAAGCGCCCGCGGAGCCCCGCGCCCCGCGGCGCCGGCGCCGCACCCGGGTGGGAGCGGCGACGACGGTCGTGGACACGGTCGAGGCGACCGACACGGTGGTCGAGGTTGAGGCCGAGGTCGAGGCCAAGCCCCGCCGCCGCACCCGCGCCACCAAGCCGGTCGAGGTCGAGGTCACACCCGGGGCCGAGGCCGACGCGGTCGCCAAGCCCCGCCGCCGCACCCGCGCCACCAAGCCGGTCGAGGTCGAGGTCACACCCGAGGCCGAGGCCGACGCGGTCGCCAAGCCCCGCCGCCGCACCCGCGCCACCAAGCCGGTCGAGGTCGAGGTCACACCCGAGGCCGAGGCCGACGCGGTCGCCAAGCCCCGCCGCCGCACCCGCACGGTGAAGGCAGCCCAGCCCGAGAGCTGA
- a CDS encoding DUF3107 domain-containing protein — translation MEVKIGVQHAPREIVLESGQSAEEVERAVGDALAGKAQLLSLSDDKGRKVLVPADRIAYVEIGEPAVRRVGFGAL, via the coding sequence GTGGAGGTCAAGATCGGCGTGCAGCACGCGCCCCGGGAGATCGTTCTGGAGAGCGGGCAGTCCGCCGAGGAGGTCGAGCGCGCGGTGGGCGACGCTCTGGCCGGCAAGGCGCAGCTGCTCAGCCTCTCGGACGACAAGGGCCGCAAGGTCCTGGTGCCGGCCGACCGGATCGCGTACGTCGAGATCGGCGAGCCGGCTGTACGGCGCGTTGGCTTCGGCGCGCTGTAG